agctagtaaactatgagctatcggctatttcaagggacaaaagatatatataatacgtcaatttaattttttttattaattatgtgcCAGAATCATAAGTTGTAGAAATTGTTGGTATACTCTGACCAGCCAAAGCTGcagtagaattttttttaatttatgtgcgTCCcagtttttcattaaaaaaaatctcgattCCGAGCTCTCGctgatttatttatacctatGTGTGCTTACCATGACTTGTATTCGATTGCGACTCTGGCACACACTGGTGGGAGCAAGACGAGCATACTTTCGATTGCCAGAGTCGTAATCGAATACAACTCATGGTAAGCTCACTATACACATGAAATAAcaatacactccttttttttgGGCAGTCCTGTAAAAAGTTCTATTAGGGTTCTAGACACTTTTTTCGATGATTGTATTTCTGCCCAAACAAGAATCTGCCATAAAAAGAATCTGCCGTAACCAGAATCTGCCCAAACCAGAATCTGTCCTTAACCGAATAAAGGGAAAtgtcatttggctacggggcggcaggcaagcacggtcgcccAATAAACGATTAAacatttgtaagtgcgatagggacggcccgatgttttatcatttatcgcgcgaccattcttgcctgcctggtttgcggcacttgcagaTAAAAGGGAAAGCACACGTTGCCGGAAACTGCGTGTCATATATTTTGgagtcatatttttttatttttctattgcATTGCCTTAATTACCTATTTAAACATCTGCAGGCACCTATCGAGGAAGTTTGTCAAGCAGTTGTTTGGGCTATCGAAGAAGGATACCGCCACATAGACACTGCTGCCATCTACCAGGACGAACCGCAAGTAGGACAAGGCATCGCTGACGCCATTGGCAAAGGCTTGGTCAAGAGGGAAGAGCTTTTCGTCACTACAAAGGTAAgcttctataatatttataagaaACTCAGTAGTTCATCACATACATAGTTCTCTGATGGGCTATTGAAGCTATTGAGGGTAGCGCCCACAGatataaataagataaataaatattggggacaccttacacagatcaacttatagccccaaactaagcaaagcttgtactatgggtgctaagcgacgatatacatagttaaatggataaatacatacttatatacatagacaacatccatgactcaggaacaaatatctgtgcgcTCATCACACCGACTGagctagaccggtcgtctaaaatATAGAAAGGAAGATCGGAtatgccgggcgatttgtattgaatacgcctgtcgcaagttcttgaatacccacttgtagatggacgctcctattgggctattgcgcaatacgtgcgcatcatttccatgtctgtgtacatgcgaacgaccaggcgagtcgtgtcatcacgcacgcacaacGGTGTTGAACTGAGTATTTGTTGTCTGTAGGCACAGAATATAGAATAGTACAAGTAGTACTTTAAGATATTTAGGTACCTTAATTGAAACATGCCTGATATTACCtactcataaaaataacatttccGCCCTTGAGTTACTTTTGTAAGCAAATGAGGTTTCGAATAGTATCACGATAAGATATCAATCCTGTGACAGCGGTCGAATCAGCACGCAGGTATGTGACGATTAATAACTCTCGCGCGTGCGTCACCGCTCGCCCACGAGGCCCTACTGATTTGCCCCTCGCGAGGGGTACTTACAGTTCGATACCTACACGCGCGAGTAGGACAGGCCTGGTATAGGcccacctcggacactggcgatcaaatatatgaaagaggcgcgtccctatagcacacagtctaagctcgtgtcgtgtagatgaacgcgtactatgcttgtatgagtgaaatatgacaggtcgactgttcgcgtttttgacaggcggtaactgtgaggtaactgagagggagtgggcggcacttttagcggggagcggaagtggtcatactgtacgatagtaccctTTATTGGCTTTATTGCTGTgctgtaggtagtaggtactgatgtgccgacggaaagtttccaaaattctgaaattttcacatagaaaaacttcggaaactttccatactttgtgtGGACAATTCTATGGATGGAAACttcccatttcataaatttaaattccctttatttttcgtgaaagtttcgtgaatttttcaagaaatttaagattttttgaaaagtttccgcaacttgcacatcactagctGTAGTACCGTTAGTGATTAAATGTTTGTACCAAAAATCTATCTTGCCAAAAATTGATATGTAACATATTTCAGCTATGGAACGACAGGCACGCCCAGGGCCAGGTGGTACCGGCCCTCCGGGAGTCCCTTCAGCGCCTCGGATTGGACTACATTGACCTCTTCTTGATCCACTTCCCGATAGCGCTCAACGTAAGTCTCGTTATCTCGTCCGTATTGGTGTGACCGAGTCACATGCGTATCGTTCGCCCTGGAGCAtcaacgattgtactcttggctagagGCCTCGATGTGTAAGCTAAAGCTAAACATCGATATACTATCGCCCGACCCTGGgccccacggaagaccagcgctgtggcGCCATCTGTGCCAGAGCATATGCTTAGTGGTGTCCTTTTGCAACCACTAAGTAAAAACCTATTATCTTTATGTTGTAATTCTGTACTCGTTTATCCCCTTATTtttaaacgttcactaaagttatcaagccgataaagttcgtttgtccctttccgacgtattggtgtgatagaaagggacaaacgaactttatttattttttatttaaactttattgcacaatacaaaaaagtacaaatggcgaacttaatgccagatggcattctctaccagtcaaccatgggctaaaccgaaagattaagtaggctcgataactttagtgtacgtttattgtacgtttatgaataaggggtttaGTATGTATGTCATATTTTATGGTTGAAATAAATCTTTTCTTCTTTATATAACTGCTTAGCGCTATCTCGCTCACACATATTTTAACCGTCATATCTACATAATATAATGTTTATACGGCCTGGTAAAAAGAGTAGGAAATAATGGGGGCGCCACGGTCTATGTAAACCGCTTTGCATGTAGCAACTCTATTTTGACACTATGAGATAAGTGTTGCTGTGATAAAAAAACCgtccaagtgcgagtcggactcgcccaccgaaaGTTCCGTACaaattttctttcaaactacctagtaaaaataatctcatattttcatataactctaatgatttaactagaagacaaaagtatagacactaatgagtattatagtgtatagcgccatctcccggtcaatttgctaactaatttgcgcgacctggtttttcagggataattctttataatgttaaccgatttaaacagtttttactttattggacagaagatggtttacgtaacatctcgtattaatttgaagtacgatatatatccgcaaaggtgggtaaattgaaagtaaaaatctgaaaagttttttgtgaattaaaaaaaaagtattcaaaatacaaacacgattatatttttcctgtaatatatagcataaaaccaatgtttactaaaattttcataatttttcgttggtaaacttcggagataaggggggggggggcggtattttttttacattttccttcaaaattcttttttttccacaacaagaaaaatataaaaaatagcttatttacgttcaatttgagctctttccaacgataccccacttgacctagtaacttgaaatttacagtttgcccccctttcattttggccattttctacaattaaaattaatatattaaaaaaaattatactttctatttgtagaggtttacaatgttcacaactattccaaatttcaagttgatagcattagtagttctcgagatatttaggaatgtgacagacggacagacagacggacagagtcgcaccataagggttcctgttgtacctttttggtacggaaccctaaaaatacttagttccatttatattattttttgcgtGTACTAGCTCTGAATGTGAAaaatctttttagggttccgacGGTTTCCGTAGCCAAATAGGAAGCTTGTGCTGATTTGACATTTATATAGCGCCATCTACGACAGTTGCAAAACTAACTCATCTCACACATTTCATCAATTTCAGGCCGACGGATCGCCCTCAAACATCGACTACGTAGAAACGTGGAAGGGTATGGAGGAAGCCAAGAAGCTAGGGCTTGCCAAGTCCATTGGGGTGTCCAACTTTAACAGCACTCAGCTGGACAGACTGTTCGCGAACAGTCAGATCAAACCTGCTGTTAATCAAATAGaggtatgtacatacataacataacatataatcacgcctgtatcccataaagaggtaggcagagcacatgaactactcaagtttcagtgccactcttggcaaaaaggggttgaaagaaatccaaattgtgacattgcagtgacaggtttccagcctctcgcctacgccacaatttaacccatatcccacagtcgacttctacgacacccacgggaagaaagggggtggtgaaattcttaacccgtagTATATGGGTATActacgggttaagaatttccactgtatcttttgctgaggtgtgccaataaagagttttctatctatctatctatctatacccgtagagggggggggggggtcacatggtctatttgtatggccaacttaggcttcaggggggggggggtcatgacccccatgacccccccctggatccgcgcatgtgtACAGTCGACAACAAAGAgctgtatccactttttcacctcaTTGCATTGCAATAGGTAAACTTAAAACGTTTTTTACGTTCGTTCTTGTTAAGTAAGGTACGTTAGCGGGACTATTTCGACTGGGGGagaaatgcaactgatccattttttccatgttttgcaATGTTCACATTATTAATTTGTGTGTCCACTGGTTAAATATGGCATGCGTgtccagtggatacatgtggaactcaacttaatagtgtaataatggagaaagtggatcagttacaattgtctcccagtcgagatttgccccgatgtaccttaTCTATTTTGACTAAATGATCCAAaatgaatcttggcctccgaaataagagatcgccacctgtcccgagtCCCGATCCTGcacagcctcttgccagtcactgacttgaagctcgcagatccgccgccacactgtcctcccagcgatacctgggtcggCCCGCCGGAAagccaccagccggtcgacccaagaacgttctctttgacagcccgatcgtttccCATTCTAAGTACCTGTTACCTAACAAAAAGTTATTTATTTCAGGTTAACCCAACCCTAACACAAGTGCCCCTAGTGTCCCACTGTCAGAAACTCGGCGTAGCAGTGATGGCGTTCAGTCCCTTCGGCTTTCTCGTCTCCCGGGAGACTAAGGACGACCCTCCGCCCCGCATTGATGACCCTACGCTCATCGCCATCGCCAGTAAATACGGGAAGACTACCAGCCAAGTGGTGCTACGGTATCTGGTGAGtctgtctatctatctaaaCTCCTTTGGGATTCCTTTGTCAACATTGGGTCggcaatgcgcatgtgacactgacaccccttgagttgcaggcgaaGCTAAACCTAGGGAAGGTTACGGTGACCCCTtttcatcaggcgggccgtatacctgtttgccaccgacgtggtataaaaaaattctTTGTACTGTCCTGTAAGTTCGCCTaattgtatacatataaaaactataaaacgaATTTTAggggtaggtaggtatgtagtaGGTGTGTATTGAATTGAATACACGGTAAACCCGTGTTCATTCTCTCGCTATTAGCGCCATGTTTCGAAATTCGAATGCACCCAGCGCGCTCGCACGGGCGTTTCGCGCAGTGCACGAGGTGTAGCCATTGTGAACACTCATGCTTGAGGAAGGATCTCCGATAGATCTGAAATATGTTATCAATAGCCGTATAATAAAGTAACGtgttttcaatgtttaaaaGATGTGTGACAAATCgccactactttgaaaaaatctcgtatctcacgctgctccttaaagttaaaacgcagtaagtctatatgcattccatacatacttactacaattttcttttcattgacagacgaagatacaagtttttttaaagtagtgacgaaatctTTATATAACTCTGTATTCTCGTAGGgttgtcacattttttttaattatgataattttcTTACAGCTCGATCGCGGTCTAATCGTCATCCCCAAGTCTACCAACCAAAAGCGGCTGGCACAGAACCTGGACCTGTTCGATTTCAAGCTCACAGATGAGGAGGTGGCCACGATAAGCCAGTTCAATAAGGACGTCAGGGTTATTGACCCCAAGACATGGAAGGATTATCCGAACTACCCTTTTGAGAGGAATTGATTTTGttttccgttcgaacatttttgcattttactataattaataaatacttagtataataatgaaaacttttttttagatttagtcTAGATTACCTAATttcaaaaagaaaaataattaagtatctttaaaaaaaatgtagggctcactGCCCTCACTGGCCAATTGTATGTATTCATTAAAAGCGTGTGCGCAAAAGAGGAAGGGCGTAAACGagaggcgataaattaaaacacgactga
Above is a window of Leguminivora glycinivorella isolate SPB_JAAS2020 chromosome 19, LegGlyc_1.1, whole genome shotgun sequence DNA encoding:
- the LOC125236490 gene encoding aldo-keto reductase AKR2E4-like isoform X2, giving the protein MAGKAPVIELNDGNKIPVVALGTGRGTAKDAPIEEVCQAVVWAIEEGYRHIDTAAIYQDEPQVGQGIADAIGKGLVKREELFVTTKLWNDRHAQGQVVPALRESLQRLGLDYIDLFLIHFPIALNADGSPSNIDYVETWKGMEEAKKLGLAKSIGVSNFNSTQLDRLFANSQIKPAVNQIEVNPTLTQVPLVSHCQKLGVAVMAFSPFGFLVSRETKDDPPPRIDDPTLIAIASKYGKTTSQVVLRYLLDRGLIVIPKSTNQKRLAQNLDLFDFKLTDEEVATISQFNKDVRVIDPKTWKDYPNYPFERN
- the LOC125236490 gene encoding aldo-keto reductase AKR2E4-like isoform X1; protein product: MWFAILLCLGIQTIMAGKAPVIELNDGNKIPVVALGTGRGTAKDAPIEEVCQAVVWAIEEGYRHIDTAAIYQDEPQVGQGIADAIGKGLVKREELFVTTKLWNDRHAQGQVVPALRESLQRLGLDYIDLFLIHFPIALNADGSPSNIDYVETWKGMEEAKKLGLAKSIGVSNFNSTQLDRLFANSQIKPAVNQIEVNPTLTQVPLVSHCQKLGVAVMAFSPFGFLVSRETKDDPPPRIDDPTLIAIASKYGKTTSQVVLRYLLDRGLIVIPKSTNQKRLAQNLDLFDFKLTDEEVATISQFNKDVRVIDPKTWKDYPNYPFERN